Proteins encoded within one genomic window of Vicinamibacterales bacterium:
- a CDS encoding site-specific DNA-methyltransferase, with translation MTSPLFDLSVLDAVEWLRGQPSESIDLIVTDPAYESLEKHRAVGTTTRLKQSKASSNNWFAVFPNSRFAELFEEAFRVLKRNTHLYLYCDAETMFVARPEAERAGFKFWKPLVWDKKTIGMGYHYRARYEFILFFEKGKRRLADLGIADVIAVPRIHRGYPAEKPPAVSEVLVTQSSAPGEIVADPFMGSGSVGIAALRLGRRFAGTDLNPEAVRLTADRLSHFGSGHAPQGLPEPEPRLLELTDTL, from the coding sequence GTGACGTCGCCTCTGTTCGATCTCTCCGTGCTCGACGCCGTCGAGTGGCTGCGCGGTCAGCCGTCCGAATCGATCGACCTGATCGTGACCGATCCGGCCTACGAGTCGCTGGAGAAGCATCGCGCCGTCGGCACGACGACACGGCTGAAGCAGAGCAAGGCGTCGAGCAACAACTGGTTCGCCGTGTTCCCCAACTCGCGCTTCGCGGAGCTGTTCGAGGAAGCCTTCCGCGTGTTGAAGCGCAACACACATCTCTATCTCTATTGCGACGCCGAAACGATGTTCGTCGCCAGGCCCGAGGCGGAGCGGGCAGGGTTCAAGTTCTGGAAGCCGCTCGTGTGGGACAAGAAGACGATCGGCATGGGTTACCACTACCGCGCGCGCTACGAGTTCATCCTCTTCTTCGAGAAGGGCAAGCGGCGCCTGGCCGATCTCGGCATCGCCGACGTCATCGCCGTTCCGCGGATCCATCGCGGCTACCCCGCCGAGAAGCCGCCGGCGGTCTCGGAAGTGCTGGTCACCCAGAGCTCCGCGCCGGGCGAGATCGTCGCCGATCCGTTCATGGGTTCGGGCAGCGTCGGCATTGCGGCGCTACGGCTCGGCCGTCGTTTCGCCGGCACCGACCTCAATCCGGAGGCCGTCCGGCTGACCGCCGACCGCCTCTCGCACTTCGGCAGCGGCCACGCGCCGCAGGGGCTGCCGGAGCCCGAGCCACGGCTGCTCGAGCTCACCGATACGTTGTGA
- a CDS encoding ATP-binding protein, which produces MSIKSRQVAGVTTLVVVIVAALSAYHLSTLAQLSLQESASRGELLKQAIYQRAREVVPGAADPYAALQHDGGIRSLLDSSFAYSHNVTYAAITNTQGIAVAHNLVSEEGKPLPPQDDIRTVLNQNALGLLRAVYFSDSTYEADQPLLFGDKQFGTIRIGISTLLVKSELQKAFSLALQSVLYALILSTLVAMLLAQWMLRPIHVIQSGLTRLGRGELDVRLDLPEAEFKDLGSSFAAVRAQLSESRARSLTQPTEFESIVENLEDAVALFSPEGRLMFCNPAMNSVLPDFAEDQAVRAMVDRTLASRQPQGPTTAHPHESSELMLITHPIDDGHGKFLGAMLVARNLAFMTQMHSTLNYSRKLAALGRLMAGVAHEVKNPLNAMTIHLELLKNKLSRLPIAAAAVSGSPAPGLAAGTAQRTTDIGRHVEVIGKEIQRLDQVLNGFLRFARPDELKLQPTGLAAIVSEVVTTVTPEAEQAKVTIRHECPPDLPPINADPAMLRQALLNLALNACQAMPNGGTVRIGCRAVARRRVEIDVEDTGVGIPRDHLEKIFDLYFTTKERGSGIGLSMVYRIVQLHDGEVEVQSTPGSGTRFRLIFPQA; this is translated from the coding sequence TTGTCGATCAAGTCGCGGCAGGTCGCGGGCGTCACGACGCTGGTCGTGGTCATCGTGGCCGCGCTGTCGGCCTATCATCTGTCGACGCTGGCCCAGCTCAGTCTCCAGGAAAGCGCGTCGCGCGGCGAGCTGCTGAAGCAGGCGATCTACCAGCGGGCCCGCGAGGTCGTGCCTGGAGCGGCGGATCCGTATGCGGCGCTGCAGCACGACGGCGGCATCCGCTCGCTGCTCGATTCGAGCTTCGCCTACTCCCACAACGTCACCTATGCGGCGATCACCAACACGCAGGGGATCGCGGTCGCGCACAACCTCGTGTCCGAGGAAGGCAAGCCGCTGCCGCCGCAGGATGACATCCGCACGGTGCTCAACCAGAACGCCCTCGGGCTGCTGCGCGCCGTCTATTTCTCCGACAGCACCTACGAGGCCGACCAGCCGCTGCTGTTCGGCGACAAGCAGTTCGGCACCATCCGGATCGGCATCTCGACGCTGCTCGTCAAGAGCGAGCTGCAGAAGGCGTTCAGCCTGGCGCTGCAGAGCGTGCTCTACGCGCTCATCCTGTCGACGCTGGTCGCGATGCTGCTGGCGCAGTGGATGCTGCGGCCGATCCACGTCATCCAGAGCGGCCTCACCCGGCTGGGCCGCGGCGAGCTCGACGTCCGGCTCGACCTGCCGGAAGCGGAGTTCAAGGACCTCGGCAGCTCGTTCGCCGCGGTCCGCGCGCAGCTCTCCGAGTCGCGCGCCCGCTCGCTGACCCAGCCGACCGAATTCGAATCGATCGTCGAGAACCTCGAAGACGCGGTCGCGCTGTTCAGCCCGGAAGGGCGCCTGATGTTCTGCAACCCGGCGATGAACAGCGTGCTGCCCGACTTCGCGGAGGATCAGGCCGTGCGCGCGATGGTCGACCGCACGCTCGCGTCTCGGCAGCCGCAGGGACCGACCACCGCCCACCCCCACGAGTCGAGCGAACTGATGCTCATCACCCATCCGATCGACGACGGGCACGGCAAGTTCCTCGGGGCGATGCTGGTGGCGCGCAACCTGGCGTTCATGACGCAGATGCACTCGACGCTGAACTACTCGCGGAAGCTGGCGGCGCTCGGCCGCCTGATGGCGGGCGTGGCGCACGAGGTGAAGAACCCGCTCAACGCGATGACGATTCATCTCGAGCTGCTGAAGAACAAGCTGTCGCGCCTGCCGATCGCGGCGGCCGCCGTCTCGGGATCGCCGGCGCCTGGGCTGGCCGCCGGCACGGCGCAGCGGACCACCGATATCGGGCGCCACGTCGAGGTCATCGGCAAGGAGATTCAGCGCCTCGATCAGGTGCTCAACGGGTTCCTGCGGTTCGCGCGCCCGGACGAACTGAAGCTGCAGCCGACCGGCCTCGCCGCCATCGTGTCCGAGGTGGTGACGACCGTCACGCCCGAGGCGGAGCAGGCCAAGGTGACGATCAGGCACGAGTGCCCGCCGGACCTGCCGCCGATCAACGCCGATCCCGCCATGCTGCGGCAGGCGCTCCTCAATCTGGCGCTGAACGCCTGCCAGGCGATGCCCAACGGCGGCACGGTGCGCATCGGCTGCCGCGCCGTCGCCCGCCGGCGCGTCGAGATCGACGTCGAAGACACCGGCGTCGGCATCCCCCGGGATCACCTCGAGAAGATCTTCGATTTGTACTTCACGACCAAGGAGCGCGGAAGCGGCATCGGCCTGTCGATGGTCTACCGCATCGTGCAGCTGCACGATGGCGAGGTCGAGGTGCAGTCGACGCCTGGCAGCGGCACCCGATTCAGGCTGATCTTCCCGCAGGCGTAG
- a CDS encoding vitamin B12-dependent ribonucleotide reductase: protein MARTEQAGRSASGEAQTPSSHLPDSIPGLEYERFFSREGIDPFDEIEWDLRAAVIGSEKGEVVFEQRDVEIPKSWSQQATNIVVSKYFRGQLGTPERERSVKQLIGRVVDTITRWAEQQQYFASDDDLQAFSADLRHLLVYQKAAFNSPVWFNVGFEKAPQCSACFINAVQDTMESILGLAKTEGMLFKFGSGTGSNLSNIRSSKELLAGGGTASGPVSFMKGFDAFAGVIKSGGKTRRAAKMVILNAEHPDIVEFINCKVEEEKKAWALIDAGYDGSFTGVAYGSVFFQNSNNSVRVTDEFMRAVLDDGEWTTRAVTSGQPVETYKARDLMRMIAEGTWVCGDPGMQFDTTINDWHTSPNTARINASNPCSEYMFLDDTACNLSSINLMKFVKPEGDGKDAGEFDTVAFERACRTMILAQEILVDNASYPTPAIEKNSHAYRPLGLGYANLGALLMSRGVPYDSDGGRDYAAAITALMHGAAYAESSRIARDHGGTFAGYDKNRDPMLRVMRKHRAALKDIDKTNVPKDLMESARNVWDEVIEMGEQHGFRNAQATVLAPTGTIGFMMDCDTTGVEPDIALVKYKKLVGGGMMKIVNTTVPMALKKLGYTQPQITDVINYIDEHETIEGAPHIKQPHLAVFDCAFKPMRGSRSIHYMGHIKMMGATQPFLSGAISKTVNVPKDATVADIQQAYIDSWRIGAKAVSIYRDGSKRTQPLNTSKQAILNAGVVAQGAAAVDAGPRRHKLPDERHAFTHKFDIAGHEGYITVGLYEDGMPGELFIVMAKEGSTISGFADAFAQAISYALQYGVPLQDLVDKFSHVRFEPSGMTRNPDVRFAKSIVDYIFRWMAAKFLSPEAQFRAGVNNRDEVVVSTPEQLPLDVKASVALPSPSTPSRSSFAAIVNQEDAPPCSTCGSIMVRSGACYKCSNCGTTSGCA from the coding sequence ATGGCACGTACGGAACAGGCAGGCCGGAGCGCGTCCGGTGAGGCGCAGACCCCTTCGAGCCACCTTCCTGACAGCATTCCCGGCCTGGAGTACGAGCGTTTCTTCTCGCGTGAAGGCATCGATCCGTTCGACGAGATCGAGTGGGACCTCCGCGCGGCGGTGATCGGCTCGGAAAAAGGGGAAGTCGTCTTCGAGCAGCGCGACGTCGAGATCCCGAAGTCGTGGTCGCAGCAGGCAACCAACATCGTGGTCTCGAAGTATTTCCGCGGCCAGCTCGGGACGCCCGAGCGCGAGCGCAGCGTCAAGCAGCTCATCGGTCGCGTCGTCGATACGATCACCCGCTGGGCCGAGCAGCAGCAGTACTTCGCGAGCGACGACGACCTGCAGGCGTTTTCGGCCGACCTGAGGCACCTGCTGGTCTACCAGAAGGCGGCGTTCAACTCGCCGGTCTGGTTCAACGTCGGGTTCGAGAAGGCGCCGCAGTGCTCCGCCTGCTTCATCAATGCCGTGCAGGACACGATGGAATCGATCCTCGGGCTCGCCAAGACCGAGGGGATGCTCTTCAAGTTCGGCTCGGGCACCGGCTCCAACCTGTCGAACATCCGATCCTCGAAGGAATTGCTCGCCGGCGGCGGCACGGCGTCTGGGCCGGTGTCGTTCATGAAGGGCTTCGACGCGTTCGCCGGGGTGATCAAGTCGGGCGGCAAGACGCGCCGCGCGGCGAAGATGGTCATCCTCAACGCCGAGCACCCCGACATCGTCGAGTTCATCAACTGCAAGGTCGAGGAGGAGAAGAAGGCCTGGGCGCTCATCGACGCGGGCTATGACGGGTCGTTCACCGGCGTCGCCTACGGTTCGGTGTTCTTCCAGAACTCGAACAACTCGGTGCGGGTCACCGACGAGTTCATGCGCGCGGTGCTCGACGACGGCGAGTGGACGACGCGCGCGGTGACCAGCGGCCAGCCGGTCGAGACCTACAAGGCGCGCGACCTGATGCGGATGATTGCCGAGGGCACGTGGGTCTGCGGCGACCCCGGCATGCAGTTCGACACGACGATCAACGACTGGCACACCAGCCCGAACACGGCGCGCATCAACGCCAGCAACCCGTGCTCGGAGTACATGTTCCTCGACGACACGGCGTGCAATCTCTCGTCGATCAACCTGATGAAGTTCGTCAAGCCGGAGGGCGACGGCAAGGATGCCGGCGAGTTCGACACCGTGGCGTTCGAGCGCGCCTGCCGGACGATGATCCTGGCGCAGGAGATCCTGGTCGACAACGCGTCGTATCCGACGCCGGCGATCGAGAAGAACTCGCATGCCTACCGGCCGCTGGGCCTGGGCTACGCCAATCTCGGCGCGCTGCTGATGTCGCGCGGCGTGCCCTATGACAGCGACGGCGGCCGCGACTACGCGGCGGCGATCACCGCGCTGATGCACGGCGCCGCCTACGCCGAGAGCTCGCGGATCGCGCGCGACCACGGCGGTACGTTCGCCGGCTACGACAAGAACAGGGACCCGATGCTGCGCGTCATGCGGAAGCACCGCGCCGCGCTCAAGGACATCGACAAGACCAACGTCCCCAAGGACCTGATGGAGTCGGCCAGAAACGTCTGGGACGAAGTGATCGAGATGGGCGAGCAGCACGGGTTCAGAAACGCCCAGGCCACCGTGCTGGCGCCGACCGGGACAATCGGCTTCATGATGGACTGCGACACCACCGGCGTCGAGCCGGACATCGCGCTCGTCAAGTACAAGAAGCTGGTCGGCGGCGGGATGATGAAGATCGTCAACACCACCGTGCCGATGGCGCTCAAGAAGCTCGGCTACACGCAGCCGCAGATCACCGACGTCATCAACTACATCGACGAGCACGAGACCATCGAGGGGGCGCCGCACATCAAGCAGCCGCACCTGGCGGTGTTCGACTGCGCCTTCAAGCCGATGCGCGGATCGCGATCGATCCACTACATGGGCCACATCAAGATGATGGGGGCGACCCAGCCGTTCCTGTCAGGGGCGATCAGCAAGACCGTCAACGTGCCGAAGGACGCGACCGTCGCCGACATCCAGCAGGCCTACATCGACTCGTGGCGCATCGGCGCCAAGGCGGTGTCGATCTACCGCGACGGCAGCAAGCGCACGCAGCCGCTCAACACCTCGAAGCAGGCGATCCTCAACGCCGGGGTCGTGGCGCAGGGCGCCGCCGCCGTCGACGCCGGCCCGCGCCGTCACAAGCTGCCGGACGAGCGGCACGCCTTCACCCACAAGTTCGACATCGCCGGCCACGAGGGCTACATCACCGTCGGCCTCTACGAGGACGGCATGCCGGGCGAGCTGTTCATCGTGATGGCGAAGGAAGGGTCGACGATCAGCGGCTTCGCCGACGCGTTCGCCCAGGCGATCAGCTACGCCCTCCAGTACGGGGTGCCGCTCCAGGACCTGGTCGACAAGTTCAGCCACGTCCGCTTCGAGCCGTCGGGGATGACCCGCAACCCCGACGTCCGCTTCGCCAAGTCGATCGTCGACTACATCTTCCGCTGGATGGCGGCGAAATTCCTGTCGCCCGAGGCGCAGTTTCGCGCCGGCGTGAACAACCGCGACGAGGTCGTCGTCTCGACGCCGGAGCAGCTGCCGCTCGACGTGAAGGCCAGCGTCGCTTTGCCGAGCCCTTCGACGCCTTCCCGGTCGTCGTTCGCCGCGATCGTCAATCAGGAAGACGCGCCGCCGTGCTCGACCTGCGGGTCGATCATGGTGCGCAGCGGCGCCTGCTACAAGTGCTCGAACTGCGGCACGACGAGCGGCTGCGCCTGA
- a CDS encoding sigma-54 dependent transcriptional regulator, with protein MATLTETPPAVAERVLIVEDDPATRVGLTELVGAWGYQTDEAANGEEAIQKMSSFRPAIIVSDLVMPRMGGLELLRLLKDQLSDLTIILLTAQGTVETAVEAIKEGAYDYLSKPVDPARLRILLSKAVERQETLREVKLLRRQLREQGSFGRIIGSSQTIRSVYRTIEQAAPTAASVLIWGESGTGKELVAQTIHELSPRSSFPFVGINCAAIPETLLESEIFGHEKGAFTGAHDRRTGVFELAHRGTLFLDEIAEMQPATQVKLLRVLQERTFRRLGGRQEQSVDVRVIAATNANPTEAVRTGKLREDLYYRLNVFAIELPPLRDRREDVPLLIQRFLNEFNGVNNKAVKAVDAESMQILEQYPWPGNIRELRNVIERATILAEGDFIGVRHLPPLLVTRGEETLPTMTLTPGTTVDEAERRLILLTLDHTRNNKTRAAEILGISLKTLHNKLNRMRDEAAGRRTEPGE; from the coding sequence GTGGCGACACTGACAGAAACGCCCCCTGCCGTGGCCGAGCGCGTCCTGATTGTCGAGGACGATCCGGCGACCCGGGTCGGCCTCACCGAGCTCGTCGGCGCGTGGGGCTACCAGACCGACGAGGCGGCCAACGGCGAAGAGGCCATTCAGAAGATGTCGTCCTTCCGGCCGGCGATCATCGTGTCGGATCTCGTCATGCCGCGGATGGGGGGCCTCGAGCTGCTGCGCCTGCTCAAGGATCAGCTGTCCGATCTGACGATCATCCTGCTCACCGCGCAGGGGACGGTCGAGACCGCGGTCGAGGCGATTAAGGAAGGCGCTTACGACTACCTGAGCAAGCCGGTCGATCCGGCCCGGCTGCGCATCCTGCTGTCCAAGGCGGTCGAGCGCCAGGAAACGCTGCGCGAGGTGAAACTGCTGCGCCGGCAGCTGCGCGAGCAGGGCAGCTTCGGCCGCATCATCGGCAGCAGCCAGACGATCCGCAGCGTCTACCGCACGATCGAGCAGGCCGCGCCGACCGCGGCCTCGGTGCTGATCTGGGGGGAGTCGGGCACGGGCAAGGAGCTGGTGGCGCAGACGATCCACGAGCTGAGCCCGCGCTCGTCGTTTCCGTTCGTGGGGATCAACTGCGCGGCGATTCCCGAAACGCTGCTCGAGAGCGAGATCTTCGGCCACGAAAAGGGGGCGTTCACCGGCGCCCACGATCGCCGTACCGGCGTCTTCGAGCTGGCGCACCGCGGCACGCTGTTCCTCGACGAGATCGCCGAGATGCAGCCGGCGACGCAGGTCAAACTGCTGCGCGTGCTGCAGGAGCGGACCTTCCGGCGGCTCGGCGGCCGCCAGGAGCAGTCGGTCGACGTGCGGGTGATCGCCGCGACCAACGCCAATCCGACCGAGGCCGTCCGCACGGGCAAGCTGCGCGAGGATCTCTACTACCGGCTCAACGTGTTCGCGATCGAGCTGCCGCCGCTGCGCGACCGGCGCGAGGACGTGCCGCTGCTCATCCAGCGGTTCCTCAACGAGTTCAACGGCGTCAACAACAAGGCGGTCAAGGCGGTCGACGCCGAATCGATGCAGATCCTCGAGCAGTATCCCTGGCCGGGCAACATCCGCGAGTTGCGCAACGTGATCGAACGCGCCACGATTCTCGCCGAGGGGGACTTCATCGGCGTCCGCCACCTGCCGCCGCTGCTGGTGACGCGCGGCGAGGAGACGCTGCCGACGATGACCCTGACGCCGGGGACGACCGTCGACGAGGCGGAGCGGCGGCTGATCCTGCTGACGCTCGATCACACCCGCAACAACAAGACGCGCGCCGCCGAGATCCTCGGCATCTCCCTCAAGACCCTGCACAACAAGTTGAACCGGATGCGCGACGAGGCAGCGGGGAGGAGAACGGAGCCGGGAGAGTAG
- a CDS encoding SpoIIE family protein phosphatase, translating into MSLRLRLIVAFFFLSVVPLAAVTFYTYTSNERALQVAAQHETEMLTGELTQRMQVVTHQISERVAHLMDMPTATETAMGTTGRATQPAARRVVAKASPAAKPASPAAPAAPVPTTIAVPDSNAIEAQVAAQLGEVAMLLNNVEVRGMNGRGGGRGFPGPPPTGPGATLPSRTPPPATPGAVTTTVQRPPFPDRPQGSGDGRRGRGFGPPDAGLPSAPHDLPGVPQAVVLGTPDGSIPDPSHLKIDLAPIRRDLFRQMAPNGSFEQMTPEERARIGREVNQRLMGIVQGIQLSAAEIQKKAEAQREAATAAAEANALPVAPVAPSSRVLSPTPPAPPPAAVPAAPSLPAPMPPRAPATTAARVPSAPSAPAAKPMTRKSALIGTSLAVKMERNGQVVQQVDAEINLPNLLATVFANTRRDSGEIPFAVGKDGHLYAPTDADRARLASLDVVHDTTGTTRTENWIVVTAPDQSGAGLRFGIARPVGNLLNDLRRTTARNAGFGLLFIAIALVGIAPLSVRLTRNLSSLTEGVGRIAKGDFRARVPVKSHDEIGRLAEAFNRMAADVEQHQRAAVEQERIRRELELGRLIQSEMLPRGPLLLGLTEVKGVSVPAREVGGDFFNYFQLESGLVALLVGDVSGKGVGAALLMANIQASLRTRFALGQELSAIAEAIDRDIEASSPGPVYATLFIAIFDPVTRRMRYVNAGHNPQFVLRGDGRLEKMSSTGLPAGMLAGRGYKARDVQLAAGDLLFFYTDGCVEMENEAGEMFGSEQLESLVAQSAGATADAVLAKVEGAISSFRGHRELFDDATMMVVTVG; encoded by the coding sequence ATGAGCCTGCGTCTTCGCCTCATCGTCGCATTCTTCTTTCTCTCGGTCGTGCCGCTGGCGGCAGTGACGTTCTACACCTATACCAGCAACGAACGCGCGCTGCAGGTGGCGGCGCAGCACGAGACCGAGATGCTGACCGGAGAGCTGACCCAGCGGATGCAGGTCGTCACTCACCAGATCAGCGAGCGCGTCGCGCACCTGATGGACATGCCCACGGCCACCGAGACCGCGATGGGTACGACGGGCCGGGCCACGCAGCCCGCCGCCCGACGGGTAGTCGCGAAGGCCTCGCCTGCCGCGAAGCCCGCGAGTCCTGCCGCGCCGGCAGCGCCGGTGCCGACGACGATTGCCGTCCCCGATTCGAACGCGATCGAGGCGCAGGTCGCCGCGCAGCTCGGCGAAGTGGCGATGCTGCTCAACAACGTCGAGGTGCGCGGAATGAACGGTCGCGGCGGGGGACGAGGCTTCCCCGGGCCGCCGCCGACCGGCCCCGGAGCGACGCTGCCATCGAGAACGCCGCCGCCCGCCACGCCGGGCGCCGTGACGACCACGGTGCAGCGTCCGCCGTTTCCGGATCGTCCGCAGGGATCCGGCGATGGGCGGCGGGGGCGCGGATTCGGTCCTCCCGATGCCGGCCTGCCGTCGGCGCCGCACGATCTTCCTGGCGTGCCGCAAGCGGTGGTCCTGGGGACGCCGGACGGATCGATTCCGGATCCGTCGCACCTGAAAATCGACCTCGCGCCGATCCGACGCGATCTCTTTCGGCAGATGGCGCCTAACGGCTCGTTCGAACAGATGACGCCGGAGGAACGCGCCCGCATCGGCCGCGAAGTGAACCAGCGTCTGATGGGGATCGTCCAGGGCATTCAGCTCAGCGCCGCCGAGATTCAGAAGAAGGCCGAGGCGCAGCGCGAGGCCGCGACGGCCGCGGCCGAGGCGAATGCGCTGCCCGTGGCGCCCGTTGCGCCGTCAAGCAGGGTCCTGTCGCCGACGCCTCCCGCTCCGCCGCCAGCGGCCGTGCCGGCGGCTCCCTCGCTGCCGGCACCCATGCCCCCTCGGGCGCCCGCCACAACTGCCGCGCGGGTGCCTTCCGCCCCCTCAGCGCCGGCCGCCAAGCCGATGACGCGCAAGAGCGCGTTGATCGGCACCTCGCTCGCCGTGAAGATGGAAAGGAACGGGCAGGTGGTGCAGCAGGTCGATGCCGAGATCAACCTGCCGAACCTGCTGGCCACCGTCTTCGCGAATACGCGGCGCGACAGCGGCGAGATCCCGTTTGCCGTCGGCAAGGACGGACATCTCTACGCACCGACCGACGCGGACCGCGCCAGGCTCGCCAGCCTCGACGTCGTCCACGACACCACCGGGACGACCCGCACGGAGAACTGGATCGTCGTCACCGCCCCGGATCAGTCAGGCGCGGGACTGCGCTTCGGCATCGCCCGGCCGGTCGGCAACCTGCTCAATGATCTGCGTCGGACGACGGCGCGCAACGCCGGCTTCGGGCTGCTCTTCATCGCGATCGCGCTGGTCGGCATCGCTCCGCTCTCGGTCCGGCTGACCCGTAACCTGTCGTCGCTCACCGAAGGCGTCGGCCGGATCGCGAAGGGGGACTTCCGGGCGCGCGTGCCGGTGAAGTCGCATGACGAGATCGGCCGGCTCGCCGAGGCGTTCAACCGTATGGCGGCCGACGTCGAACAGCACCAGCGCGCCGCCGTCGAGCAGGAGCGGATCCGCCGCGAGCTCGAGCTCGGACGGCTGATCCAGTCGGAGATGCTGCCGCGCGGGCCGTTGCTCCTCGGCCTCACGGAGGTGAAAGGGGTATCGGTGCCGGCGCGCGAGGTCGGCGGCGACTTCTTCAACTACTTCCAGCTCGAGTCGGGGCTCGTCGCGCTGCTCGTCGGCGACGTCTCCGGCAAGGGCGTCGGCGCGGCGCTGCTGATGGCGAACATCCAGGCGTCGCTGCGCACCCGCTTTGCGCTCGGCCAGGAGCTCTCCGCAATCGCCGAAGCGATCGATCGCGACATCGAGGCCAGCTCTCCAGGCCCGGTCTACGCCACCCTGTTCATCGCGATCTTCGATCCGGTGACGCGGCGCATGCGCTACGTCAACGCCGGCCACAATCCGCAGTTCGTGCTGCGCGGCGACGGCCGCCTCGAGAAAATGTCGTCGACCGGCCTGCCGGCCGGCATGCTGGCAGGACGCGGCTACAAAGCGCGCGACGTCCAGCTCGCCGCCGGCGATCTACTCTTCTTCTATACCGACGGCTGCGTCGAGATGGAGAACGAGGCCGGCGAGATGTTCGGCTCCGAGCAGCTGGAATCGCTGGTTGCGCAGTCGGCCGGCGCCACCGCCGATGCGGTGCTGGCGAAGGTCGAAGGGGCGATCTCCAGCTTCCGAGGCCATCGCGAACTGTTCGACGACGCCACGATGATGGTGGTGACGGTCGGCTGA
- a CDS encoding type II CAAX endopeptidase family protein: protein MARVAAAFEVLLCSGLPTQIAIIALLGSAGVHPRTAGGTLSPRFIFSLTLLDTVLVVSLVALFLRSSGESWRAQLFASPSPRRDVLLGIALVPASFAIVAIVLTIVQVVAPSLRNVPHNPMADLVRTRLQAVAFAFVVTIAGGVREEIQRGFVLRRFEQYLGGGTVGLVAFSLLFGLGHLEQGRDVALATSVLGAFWGAIFLRRRSILGPMIGHAGFDLAQIANFLTMT from the coding sequence ATGGCCCGCGTCGCGGCGGCCTTCGAGGTCTTGCTCTGCTCCGGCCTGCCGACGCAGATCGCGATCATCGCCCTGCTCGGCTCGGCCGGCGTCCATCCGCGGACCGCTGGCGGCACGCTGTCGCCACGGTTCATCTTTTCGCTGACGCTCCTCGACACGGTGCTCGTCGTGTCGCTCGTCGCGCTGTTCCTGCGCTCGAGCGGCGAGTCGTGGCGAGCCCAGCTCTTTGCGTCGCCGTCGCCGCGGCGGGACGTGCTGCTCGGTATCGCACTCGTTCCCGCCTCGTTTGCGATCGTCGCGATCGTCCTCACGATCGTCCAGGTGGTCGCGCCGTCGCTTCGCAACGTGCCGCACAACCCGATGGCGGATCTGGTACGGACGCGGCTGCAGGCCGTGGCCTTCGCGTTCGTCGTGACGATCGCCGGCGGGGTGCGCGAGGAAATCCAGCGCGGCTTCGTGCTGCGGCGTTTCGAGCAGTATCTCGGCGGCGGCACCGTCGGGCTGGTGGCGTTCAGCCTCCTCTTCGGCCTCGGCCATCTCGAGCAGGGACGCGACGTCGCGCTGGCCACCAGCGTCCTCGGCGCCTTCTGGGGAGCCATCTTCCTGCGGCGGCGATCGATTCTCGGCCCGATGATCGGCCACGCCGGCTTCGACCTGGCCCAGATCGCGAACTTCCTGACGATGACCTGA
- a CDS encoding PD-(D/E)XK nuclease superfamily protein, which translates to MTGADYANLVGSYLAKRFGPRGLKVYREVRVGKSIIGKNRCIDVFCVRADDSTAFAVECKYQESVGTVDEKIPYALDDLDALPMQGCIAYAGRGFSDGVLHMLNASPRAAFCLPIEGQTHSSIDTRELDHLMAAHFGWWDVIVGPKAPIT; encoded by the coding sequence GTGACCGGCGCCGACTACGCCAATCTCGTCGGCTCGTACCTGGCAAAGCGGTTCGGCCCGCGCGGGCTGAAGGTCTACCGCGAGGTGCGCGTCGGCAAGTCGATCATCGGCAAGAACCGCTGCATCGACGTGTTCTGTGTCCGTGCCGACGACAGCACGGCGTTCGCGGTCGAATGCAAGTACCAGGAATCGGTCGGCACCGTCGACGAAAAGATTCCCTACGCGCTCGACGATCTCGACGCCCTGCCGATGCAAGGCTGCATCGCCTATGCCGGACGGGGATTCTCCGACGGAGTCCTGCACATGCTCAACGCCTCGCCGCGCGCCGCGTTCTGCCTGCCGATCGAGGGGCAGACGCATTCGTCGATCGACACGCGCGAGCTCGACCATCTCATGGCCGCCCACTTCGGCTGGTGGGACGTGATCGTCGGCCCCAAGGCGCCCATCACATAG
- a CDS encoding ferritin-like domain-containing protein has product MTDEKKPTRDALITALNDDLSREYQAIIAYVVYSQAIKGAEYMNIAAELEKHAHEELKHALTIAKHIDYLGGDITAKAKPVKTSDKATDMLRFDLDNENDTVRHYRERVRMCEALGEYGIGEDIREILRQEQEHQMDLATALGEDVPDVSKGTSS; this is encoded by the coding sequence ATGACAGATGAGAAGAAGCCGACGCGCGACGCACTGATCACGGCCCTCAACGACGACCTCTCCCGCGAATACCAGGCGATCATCGCCTACGTCGTCTACTCGCAGGCGATCAAGGGCGCCGAGTACATGAACATCGCGGCCGAGCTCGAGAAGCACGCGCACGAAGAGCTGAAGCACGCGCTCACGATCGCCAAACACATCGACTATCTCGGCGGCGACATCACCGCCAAGGCGAAGCCGGTGAAAACGTCGGACAAGGCCACCGACATGCTGCGCTTCGATCTCGACAACGAGAACGACACCGTGCGCCACTACCGCGAGCGCGTTCGCATGTGTGAGGCGCTCGGCGAGTACGGCATCGGCGAAGACATCCGCGAGATCCTCCGCCAGGAACAGGAGCACCAGATGGATCTCGCGACGGCGCTCGGCGAGGACGTACCCGACGTCTCGAAGGGCACGTCCTCGTGA